One window of Dyadobacter sandarakinus genomic DNA carries:
- a CDS encoding NAD(P)-dependent oxidoreductase, with amino-acid sequence MSEKIAFLGLGNLGSPIAESLINAGYELTVWNRTAAKADPLAKLGAKLAASPVEAITPGALVISVLSDDAAVKDTFSEEVLQKLGNGGIHISMSTISPEAARFLEKTHEKFGVGYVAAPIFARPEAVKSAVGNICLSGKAAPKERIRPVVQTFVKGVFDFGEDAGAANVVKLAGNFMIAASMEMMAEAFTMAEKNGIERQKIYEMLTSTLFAAPIFQNYGKIVARHIYEPAAFRLPLGLKDINLTLKTASDVHVPMPLADLLKNRFVAALAKGREDLDWGALALGASDDAGLS; translated from the coding sequence ATGTCCGAAAAAATCGCATTTCTTGGCCTGGGCAACCTGGGCTCGCCCATAGCCGAAAGTCTGATCAATGCAGGCTATGAGCTCACCGTCTGGAACCGTACTGCCGCCAAAGCCGATCCGCTGGCAAAGCTGGGCGCGAAACTAGCCGCAAGCCCCGTTGAAGCCATTACGCCGGGTGCGCTGGTGATATCGGTACTGTCCGACGATGCTGCTGTAAAGGATACATTTTCCGAGGAGGTACTGCAAAAGCTGGGCAATGGAGGGATACATATTTCCATGAGCACGATCTCGCCGGAAGCTGCGCGCTTTCTCGAAAAGACGCACGAAAAGTTCGGGGTCGGGTATGTGGCTGCGCCCATTTTCGCACGTCCGGAAGCTGTGAAGTCGGCGGTAGGAAATATCTGCCTGTCGGGTAAAGCAGCCCCCAAGGAGCGCATCCGTCCTGTTGTGCAGACGTTTGTGAAAGGTGTTTTTGATTTTGGGGAAGATGCGGGTGCGGCCAACGTGGTCAAGCTGGCAGGCAACTTTATGATTGCGGCAAGCATGGAAATGATGGCAGAAGCATTCACGATGGCCGAAAAGAATGGTATCGAGCGGCAGAAGATCTACGAAATGCTTACGTCGACCCTTTTTGCAGCACCTATTTTCCAGAATTACGGTAAAATCGTGGCCCGTCATATTTACGAGCCTGCCGCATTTCGGTTGCCCCTGGGCTTGAAGGATATTAACCTTACTTTAAAAACCGCATCCGACGTGCACGTGCCTATGCCACTCGCCGATTTGTTGAAAAACCGCTTTGTGGCTGCATTGGCAAAAGGGCGTGAGGACCTCGACTGGGGTGCGCTGGCGCTGGGTGCGTCGGATGATGCAGGCCTGTCCTGA
- a CDS encoding AIR synthase related protein encodes MNTTDRYLQRGVSASKEDVHKAIEKIDKGLFPKAFCKIVPDTLAGDPDYCTIMHADGAGTKTSLAYLYWKETGDISVWKGIAQDAIVMNTDDLLCVGALGPMLYSSTIDRNKNRIPGEVIAEIINGAEEVLEMLRSYGVEIYSTGGETADVGDLVRTVTVNSTVIARMRRSEVIDNANIRPGDVIVGLSSYGKAAYETSYNGGMGSNGLTSARHDVLGKYLASKYPESFDPEVDNALIYSGSKRLTDAVPGTTLNAGQLILSPTRTYAPVAKALLDEIRPHIHGMVHCSGGAQTKILHFVDNLHIIKDNLLPVPPLFRMIQEESGTSWQEMYKVFNMGHRLEIYLSEQYAAQVISISNSFGIKAQVIGRVEAAEHKSLTIRSEAGEFRYQ; translated from the coding sequence ATGAACACCACCGACCGTTACTTGCAACGCGGCGTATCGGCATCCAAAGAAGATGTGCATAAGGCAATCGAAAAAATTGACAAAGGGCTTTTTCCAAAAGCATTTTGCAAGATTGTGCCTGATACCCTGGCCGGTGACCCTGATTATTGTACGATCATGCACGCCGACGGTGCGGGTACCAAAACCTCCCTGGCTTACCTCTACTGGAAAGAAACCGGCGATATCTCAGTATGGAAAGGCATTGCGCAGGATGCGATCGTGATGAATACCGATGACCTGCTTTGCGTGGGCGCATTGGGGCCGATGCTGTATTCCTCGACCATCGACCGCAACAAGAACCGGATTCCGGGGGAGGTGATCGCCGAGATCATCAACGGAGCCGAGGAGGTACTGGAAATGCTGCGCAGCTATGGGGTGGAAATTTACAGCACCGGGGGCGAAACAGCGGATGTGGGCGACCTCGTGCGCACTGTTACGGTCAATAGTACTGTCATTGCAAGAATGCGGCGCTCGGAAGTGATTGACAATGCAAACATCCGTCCGGGCGATGTGATCGTAGGATTATCATCTTACGGGAAAGCAGCCTATGAGACAAGCTATAATGGTGGGATGGGCAGCAATGGGCTTACCTCCGCCCGTCACGACGTACTTGGCAAGTACCTCGCTTCAAAATATCCCGAGAGCTTTGATCCGGAAGTAGACAATGCATTGATTTATAGCGGATCAAAAAGGCTGACAGACGCTGTACCCGGAACAACGCTCAATGCAGGGCAGCTTATCCTGTCGCCTACACGCACCTACGCACCCGTAGCCAAGGCGCTGCTGGATGAGATCAGGCCGCATATACATGGCATGGTACATTGCAGCGGAGGCGCTCAGACAAAGATTCTACATTTTGTTGATAACCTTCACATTATCAAAGATAACCTTCTGCCGGTACCCCCATTGTTCAGGATGATACAGGAAGAAAGCGGTACGAGCTGGCAGGAAATGTACAAGGTGTTCAATATGGGGCACCGGCTCGAAATTTATCTTTCCGAGCAATATGCTGCTCAGGTTATCAGTATTTCGAATTCATTCGGGATTAAAGCACAGGTAATCGGACGGGTAGAAGCGGCTGAGCATAAAAGCCTGACGATCCGGAGCGAGGCAGGCGAGTTCCGCTATCAGTAG
- a CDS encoding PQQ-dependent sugar dehydrogenase — MKKLAVLKIAMVVAVQFCIGLPGFVAAQIPKINIDTIPVISGLTFPMQLTHAGDASRRLFIAERRGVIKVFRPGQPDAPGVYLNMNAPDSTVSSVGEGGLLSIAFHPEFASNGLLFVYYTDLAGDLVLARYTASDPAADAITSVVRQQILKIPHPVNKNHNGGELHFNKEDGLLYLSTGDGGGANDVPGNAQNNESLLGKILRIDVTPTDSQNNTYTIPDSNPYGNEVFAKGLRNPFRWSFDSETNDLWIGDVGQGAQEEINQLSKNAALGANFGWRCFEGDSPSPTADLTGCDEASAYTMPVYTYQTGILRGQSVVGGVVYRGKKWPMQGYYIGADYFSGDIHKIAADGSVKEYQTSRFTGITDFGEDEDGEIYAVSNGAVYSISAEIILPVRLASFSGERSVEGVKLSWETASEENFQGFDIEFSTDAKTFEKAGNVAGANTQSGSRYTFSHNTAAKSDLYYRLKMIDTDQTFSYSRIIPVQAAGNDDLFVLPSLIDNGILNVNAGGSFRSVELVSTSGQVLIKREIVSSAVPLRISIAGMAPGIYVVRLAGQDSVVQQKVLVLK, encoded by the coding sequence ATGAAAAAACTCGCCGTATTGAAAATTGCTATGGTCGTGGCCGTGCAATTTTGTATTGGATTGCCGGGGTTTGTGGCCGCGCAAATTCCTAAAATCAACATTGATACTATTCCGGTCATCTCCGGCCTCACATTTCCCATGCAGCTGACCCACGCCGGTGACGCCAGCAGACGTCTTTTCATCGCAGAGCGACGAGGCGTAATCAAAGTTTTCAGGCCCGGGCAGCCTGATGCTCCCGGTGTTTACCTGAACATGAATGCACCCGACTCCACCGTAAGCAGTGTGGGTGAGGGAGGATTGCTCAGCATTGCATTTCATCCGGAGTTTGCCTCCAACGGATTGCTGTTTGTATACTATACCGACCTCGCCGGCGACCTGGTACTCGCCCGGTATACGGCTTCTGACCCTGCTGCCGATGCAATTACTTCGGTAGTACGCCAGCAAATATTGAAGATTCCGCATCCCGTCAACAAAAACCACAATGGGGGCGAGCTGCATTTTAACAAAGAAGACGGCTTGCTGTACCTCTCCACGGGCGATGGGGGCGGAGCCAATGATGTCCCCGGCAATGCGCAAAACAATGAAAGTTTACTGGGCAAAATTCTGCGGATTGACGTAACACCTACTGACAGCCAGAATAATACATACACGATCCCCGACAGTAATCCTTATGGTAATGAAGTTTTTGCCAAGGGTTTACGAAATCCCTTCCGTTGGAGCTTTGACAGTGAAACCAATGACCTTTGGATCGGGGATGTAGGTCAGGGTGCACAGGAGGAAATTAATCAGCTGTCAAAGAATGCAGCCCTGGGCGCAAACTTCGGCTGGCGGTGCTTTGAAGGTGATAGTCCTTCGCCCACAGCCGATTTGACCGGGTGCGACGAGGCATCCGCATATACGATGCCTGTTTATACTTACCAGACAGGCATTCTGCGCGGACAGTCAGTTGTAGGCGGCGTAGTATACCGCGGAAAAAAATGGCCCATGCAGGGCTACTACATTGGTGCGGATTATTTCTCAGGCGACATCCACAAAATAGCTGCTGACGGTAGTGTCAAAGAGTATCAGACATCCCGTTTTACCGGCATTACCGATTTTGGGGAGGATGAGGACGGAGAAATTTATGCAGTATCCAATGGTGCGGTTTACAGCATTTCCGCAGAAATAATCCTACCCGTACGACTGGCCAGTTTTTCAGGGGAACGCAGCGTTGAAGGGGTAAAGCTGTCCTGGGAAACGGCTTCTGAAGAAAACTTTCAGGGTTTTGATATTGAGTTCAGTACCGATGCGAAAACCTTTGAAAAGGCGGGCAATGTTGCAGGTGCGAACACCCAGTCGGGCTCCCGCTATACATTTTCACACAATACCGCTGCAAAGTCGGATCTATATTATCGTCTGAAAATGATTGATACAGACCAGACTTTCAGCTACTCACGCATTATTCCTGTTCAGGCGGCGGGTAATGACGACCTGTTTGTACTGCCATCACTGATTGACAATGGTATATTGAATGTCAATGCCGGCGGCTCCTTCCGGTCTGTGGAGCTCGTGAGTACTTCGGGGCAGGTTTTGATAAAACGTGAAATCGTCAGTTCAGCAGTTCCGCTGCGTATTTCCATTGCCGGTATGGCGCCCGGCATTTATGTGGTGAGGCTTGCAGGACAGGATAGCGTGGTACAGCAAAAAGTACTGGTGCTGAAATAA
- a CDS encoding malectin domain-containing carbohydrate-binding protein — translation MVELYFRKAQFVSKQLFRSSLAVLFAVMLGSFAPDVEAAAASPVAEGGYLVLQNMDGFPANDELTFSRIQIPWRRTDPETPFNENHDQVRLKIYNRGYGALRLNGLTLSNPAAWTIVSVGGNTNPSYPINISPGSNREVIIKFIAVDAGTRVKVFKDLLTISSDDALSPSKEVSLMGLWQYEGEGKNEPYAQEIISAFNFTSKTGYNQADNGNEGSTIVEGSSEVLAPHFVRADPNMPVTVYQLAAYHSCCTAVESFRYYAKGSNTLTTLYTHDGKDAQSLSPRERNSTNLAHGTFEPSGAFGIRIGNSYSDRTRNANNLIGLRFLKAIDANGNVIPNAYFVNHDYIDVSFTNYDYQDNMYFITNVRPETGPANYSVLSATTGSAVYFDPAQVGESKTRSVTVQNTGQNYSNGSDPEVQIKSIRIIGPNASDFSVPSSSQTLAPQATHSVDVKFNPKTAGIKNATLVYYYTSSKSPLRVPLYGNANPAGKVIEAVKRIKGGMDTPVTVGGFEFEPDQPYRTGSALKDAQMVQSDVAGTDWDALYQTYLSAQENLAQTGYNIPMADGDYMLRLHFVENYFPSQGSRVFNGVIEGEQVISNLDIFNEVGYRFAIVKDFNVTVSGGALNMNFTPSANRLALAGLEIFKIGSPLPVTLIDFKGTKEGSTASLAWSTSAETNSKSFDIERSGDGKTWNTIGSVAAQGESKVEFAYNFTDANPLAGENLYRLKMIDFDETSAHSKLVSLTFEGGEAVSVYPNPVADHLTIKAADWAKVQHVQLLNAVGRVIYSANAVPAAGIDVKNLPAGMYVVQISQTDGSKVTYKIIKL, via the coding sequence ATGGTAGAACTTTATTTTCGTAAAGCACAATTTGTAAGCAAGCAACTCTTCCGGTCGTCCCTGGCCGTTCTTTTCGCAGTAATGCTGGGCAGCTTTGCCCCTGATGTTGAAGCCGCAGCCGCTTCCCCGGTAGCAGAAGGCGGATACCTGGTCCTGCAAAACATGGACGGCTTTCCGGCCAACGATGAACTAACTTTTTCCCGCATCCAGATCCCCTGGCGGAGAACAGATCCCGAGACTCCTTTTAACGAGAACCACGATCAGGTAAGACTGAAGATTTACAACCGTGGCTACGGCGCACTCCGGCTGAACGGACTTACGCTCTCAAACCCTGCAGCCTGGACAATCGTTTCGGTAGGCGGTAATACCAATCCTTCGTATCCGATCAACATCAGTCCCGGAAGTAACCGCGAAGTTATCATCAAATTCATCGCAGTAGACGCTGGGACGCGGGTAAAGGTGTTTAAAGACCTGCTCACAATCAGCAGCGACGATGCCCTCTCACCTTCCAAAGAGGTGTCGCTGATGGGCTTGTGGCAGTACGAAGGCGAAGGTAAAAACGAGCCTTATGCGCAGGAAATTATCAGCGCTTTTAACTTCACTTCCAAAACAGGATACAACCAGGCAGATAATGGTAATGAGGGTTCTACCATCGTGGAAGGATCCAGCGAAGTGCTTGCGCCGCACTTTGTACGTGCCGACCCGAATATGCCTGTGACAGTGTACCAGCTTGCAGCTTACCACTCTTGCTGCACCGCAGTGGAGTCGTTCCGGTATTACGCAAAAGGCAGTAACACGCTGACAACGCTGTATACCCATGATGGTAAAGATGCACAAAGCCTGAGCCCGAGAGAAAGAAACTCAACCAACCTGGCACATGGAACCTTTGAGCCTTCCGGCGCTTTCGGTATACGTATAGGTAACTCCTATTCTGACCGTACCAGAAATGCAAACAACCTGATCGGCCTCCGCTTTCTCAAAGCGATTGACGCAAACGGAAACGTGATCCCCAATGCATATTTCGTAAACCACGACTACATCGATGTGTCTTTTACGAATTATGACTATCAGGATAACATGTACTTTATCACCAATGTAAGACCTGAGACGGGTCCTGCCAATTACTCGGTACTCTCAGCTACTACCGGCTCGGCCGTGTACTTTGATCCGGCACAGGTAGGTGAAAGCAAAACAAGATCGGTGACGGTTCAGAATACCGGACAGAATTACAGCAATGGTAGTGATCCTGAAGTGCAGATTAAAAGTATACGGATCATTGGTCCCAATGCTTCTGACTTTTCAGTACCATCTTCTTCACAAACACTGGCGCCTCAAGCTACGCACAGCGTGGATGTAAAATTTAATCCCAAAACTGCCGGGATTAAAAATGCGACACTGGTTTACTACTATACCAGCTCCAAATCTCCATTGCGTGTACCATTGTACGGTAATGCAAATCCGGCCGGTAAGGTGATCGAAGCAGTAAAGCGGATCAAGGGAGGTATGGATACTCCGGTAACTGTGGGCGGTTTTGAATTTGAGCCGGATCAGCCGTACCGCACAGGCTCGGCACTGAAAGATGCACAGATGGTACAGTCTGACGTGGCAGGTACCGACTGGGATGCATTGTACCAGACTTATCTTTCCGCTCAGGAAAACCTCGCACAAACCGGCTATAACATTCCTATGGCTGATGGTGACTACATGCTTCGCCTGCACTTTGTGGAAAACTATTTCCCTTCCCAGGGCTCACGCGTATTCAATGGTGTCATCGAAGGCGAGCAGGTGATCAGCAACTTGGATATTTTCAATGAAGTAGGTTACCGTTTTGCCATTGTGAAGGATTTCAATGTAACGGTTTCGGGCGGGGCATTGAACATGAACTTCACGCCTAGCGCCAACCGCCTTGCGCTGGCAGGTCTTGAAATCTTCAAGATCGGATCGCCGCTGCCTGTGACGCTGATCGACTTCAAAGGTACCAAAGAAGGATCTACTGCATCCCTGGCATGGAGTACTTCGGCAGAAACCAACAGCAAAAGCTTCGACATTGAGCGGAGTGGGGATGGTAAGACATGGAATACAATCGGTTCGGTAGCAGCGCAGGGCGAAAGCAAAGTTGAATTTGCCTACAACTTTACCGATGCAAATCCATTGGCAGGAGAAAACCTTTACCGCCTCAAAATGATCGATTTCGATGAAACATCTGCACATTCGAAGCTGGTAAGCCTGACTTTTGAAGGTGGAGAGGCTGTAAGCGTGTATCCTAACCCTGTGGCAGATCACCTGACCATCAAAGCTGCTGACTGGGCCAAAGTTCAGCATGTTCAGCTGCTGAATGCAGTGGGCAGGGTGATATATAGCGCGAATGCAGTGCCCGCAGCCGGCATCGATGTGAAAAACCTGCCGGCAGGTATGTATGTAGTCCAGATCAGCCAGACCGACGGCTCGAAAGTGACCTACAAGATTATTAAACTCTGA
- a CDS encoding acyl-CoA carboxylase subunit beta has translation MTNEESLTQMLNELRRNYERVKLGGGQKRIDDHHRKGKLTARERIDHLTDEGSYFLEIGAFAGEGMYEAEGGSPSGGVVAGIGYVAGRQCMIVANDATVKAGAWFPIAAKKNLRAQEIAMENRLPVIYLVDSAGIFLPLQAEVFADKEHFGRIFRNNARMSAMGIVQIAAIMGSCVAGGAYLPIMSDEAFIVEGTGSLFLAGPFLVKSSIGEDVDAETLGGAEMHCNISGVTDNRYADDRTCLDAIKRRISSLGSPANAGYDRVPAQLPARDPQEIYSILPADRLKPYDMRPLLECIVDAPGLDEYKPEYGKTLICAYARVDGWAVGIVANQRKMVRSGKGELQMGGVIYNESADKAARFIMNCNQKKIPLLFFQDVTGFMVGSRAEQGGIIKDGAKMVSAVANSVVPKFTFIVGNSYGAGNYAMCGKAYDPRLIYAWPTAQMAVMSGATAAKTLLQVQTATMKAKGETMTEAAEQQLLDQITQRYNAELSPYYAAARLWVDGIIDPADTRRIISTGIAAANQAPSDATFNVGVIQV, from the coding sequence ATGACCAACGAGGAAAGCCTGACGCAAATGCTCAATGAGCTTCGCCGCAATTACGAGCGCGTAAAACTCGGCGGAGGGCAAAAGCGGATCGACGATCACCACCGTAAAGGTAAGCTTACAGCCCGCGAACGCATTGATCACCTGACTGACGAAGGCAGCTACTTTCTGGAAATCGGTGCATTTGCCGGAGAAGGGATGTACGAAGCGGAAGGAGGAAGCCCCTCCGGCGGGGTTGTGGCGGGTATCGGGTATGTGGCGGGCCGTCAATGCATGATTGTCGCGAACGATGCCACGGTGAAAGCAGGCGCCTGGTTCCCGATTGCCGCCAAGAAGAACCTTCGCGCGCAGGAAATCGCCATGGAAAACCGCCTCCCCGTCATTTACCTTGTCGACAGTGCGGGTATTTTCCTTCCACTGCAGGCCGAGGTTTTCGCGGATAAGGAGCATTTTGGCCGTATTTTCAGAAACAATGCACGAATGTCCGCCATGGGAATCGTGCAGATTGCCGCGATCATGGGCAGCTGTGTGGCCGGGGGAGCTTACCTGCCCATCATGTCCGATGAAGCATTTATCGTGGAAGGTACCGGCTCCCTTTTTCTGGCGGGGCCTTTTCTGGTCAAATCCTCGATCGGGGAGGATGTGGATGCCGAAACCCTGGGTGGGGCCGAAATGCACTGTAATATTTCCGGCGTTACTGATAACCGTTACGCCGACGACCGCACCTGCCTTGATGCCATTAAAAGACGGATCAGCAGCCTGGGTAGTCCGGCGAATGCCGGGTACGACAGGGTACCTGCACAATTGCCCGCCCGGGATCCCCAGGAAATTTACAGCATCCTTCCTGCCGACAGGCTCAAACCATACGATATGCGGCCGCTGCTCGAATGCATCGTGGATGCGCCCGGCCTGGACGAGTACAAGCCCGAATATGGGAAAACACTGATATGTGCCTATGCCCGGGTTGATGGCTGGGCAGTGGGTATTGTGGCCAATCAGCGAAAAATGGTGCGCTCGGGTAAGGGTGAACTGCAGATGGGCGGCGTCATTTACAATGAGTCGGCTGATAAAGCGGCACGTTTTATCATGAACTGTAATCAAAAAAAAATACCATTGCTCTTCTTTCAGGATGTGACAGGCTTTATGGTGGGCAGCCGGGCCGAACAGGGGGGCATTATCAAGGATGGGGCTAAAATGGTGAGTGCCGTGGCTAATTCCGTTGTACCGAAATTTACCTTCATCGTGGGCAACTCGTATGGAGCGGGCAACTACGCCATGTGCGGCAAAGCTTATGATCCAAGGCTGATCTATGCATGGCCTACTGCCCAAATGGCGGTGATGAGCGGTGCTACTGCTGCAAAAACCCTTTTGCAGGTACAAACCGCCACCATGAAGGCCAAAGGTGAAACCATGACGGAAGCAGCCGAGCAGCAACTTCTGGACCAGATTACCCAGCGATACAATGCCGAACTGTCCCCATATTACGCCGCTGCACGCCTTTGGGTGGACGGGATTATTGACCCGGCAGATACCCGCCGGATTATTTCAACCGGCATTGCCGCAGCCAATCAGGCGCCTTCCGATGCAACGTTCAATGTAGGGGTGATCCAGGTTTGA
- a CDS encoding C40 family peptidase has product MRVSFSRLFVLVLLSTAGIHGVKAVHVRTTVKADSSHSESAIVNFAVKHLHIPYRSGGTSKKGFDCSGFVRYCFNKWNITLPHSSAAQATHGAEVNLDDARPGDLIFFKGESVKSKNIGHVGIITDVAPNSIRFIHSAWNGGIRYDLLDASYYRKRFVAVKRLLD; this is encoded by the coding sequence ATGCGCGTGTCTTTTTCAAGGTTATTTGTACTCGTACTGCTCAGTACCGCAGGCATTCATGGCGTAAAAGCCGTACATGTACGCACAACTGTCAAAGCAGACAGCAGTCATTCAGAAAGTGCCATCGTTAACTTTGCCGTCAAGCATCTGCACATCCCTTACCGCTCCGGCGGAACTTCTAAAAAAGGTTTTGATTGCTCGGGCTTTGTACGGTACTGTTTCAATAAATGGAACATTACACTGCCTCATTCCAGTGCAGCACAAGCCACGCACGGTGCGGAAGTGAACCTGGACGATGCCCGGCCGGGCGACCTCATATTCTTCAAAGGAGAAAGTGTAAAAAGCAAGAACATCGGCCACGTAGGCATTATCACCGATGTCGCACCCAATTCCATCCGCTTCATACATTCAGCATGGAACGGTGGAATCCGGTACGATCTGCTTGATGCTTCTTATTACCGCAAGCGGTTTGTGGCTGTCAAAAGGCTGCTCGACTGA
- a CDS encoding D-2-hydroxyacid dehydrogenase, whose product MNIVVLDGYTLNPGDLSWAPLEKLGQVTIYDRSAPHEIVERAGKAEVLLVNKVILPAETLKKLPAVKYIGVMATGYNNVDTAAARQLGITVTNVKAYGPASVAQQTFALLLALMNRPEMHSDSVFAGEWASAQDFCYWKSPLTELAGKTMGLVGLGDIGSQVARIAQAFGMKTIAYRKDPGKTTDAHIEMVTLDALFENADVISLHCPLTEDTKGMVNAARIQRMKPTGILLNTSRGPLINESDLADALHKGLIRGAGLDVLSAEPPASDNPLLSASNCVITPHVAWATFEARSRLLVMVAANIAHFQKGDPQNVVS is encoded by the coding sequence ATGAATATTGTAGTCCTGGACGGTTATACCCTGAATCCCGGCGACCTTAGCTGGGCGCCTCTCGAAAAGCTGGGCCAAGTTACCATTTACGACCGCTCTGCTCCGCATGAAATTGTGGAGCGGGCTGGCAAGGCTGAGGTGTTGCTGGTCAATAAGGTAATACTCCCGGCAGAAACGCTGAAAAAGCTGCCGGCAGTAAAGTATATAGGCGTGATGGCGACCGGCTATAATAATGTGGATACCGCTGCGGCCCGCCAACTTGGAATTACGGTAACCAATGTAAAAGCTTACGGCCCTGCCTCGGTAGCCCAGCAAACTTTTGCCCTGTTGCTCGCCCTCATGAACCGGCCCGAAATGCATAGCGACAGTGTATTTGCGGGAGAGTGGGCGTCGGCACAGGACTTTTGCTACTGGAAGTCACCGCTGACAGAACTGGCGGGAAAGACGATGGGGCTTGTGGGGCTGGGTGATATCGGCTCTCAGGTAGCGCGGATTGCGCAGGCATTTGGAATGAAAACCATCGCTTACCGCAAAGATCCGGGTAAAACAACGGATGCTCATATTGAGATGGTAACACTGGATGCATTGTTTGAAAACGCCGATGTGATCAGTTTGCATTGTCCGCTCACAGAGGATACTAAAGGGATGGTAAATGCTGCAAGGATCCAACGTATGAAGCCTACCGGAATCCTTCTTAATACAAGTAGAGGTCCTTTGATCAATGAGTCGGACCTGGCCGACGCATTGCACAAAGGACTTATCAGGGGTGCCGGACTCGATGTATTGTCTGCCGAGCCTCCCGCTTCCGATAACCCTTTGCTGTCTGCCTCAAACTGTGTGATAACGCCGCACGTAGCCTGGGCTACTTTCGAGGCAAGGTCACGTTTACTGGTGATGGTAGCCGCTAATATTGCGCATTTTCAAAAAGGAGATCCGCAGAATGTGGTATCCTGA
- the ypfJ gene encoding KPN_02809 family neutral zinc metallopeptidase: MRWQDLRRSGNVEDRRGMSGGGKFAIGGIGAIIVLAIGLLTGQDPSVILGNLQGGQSTEQSATRPPGPRPDDRTADLVSKVLGSTEEVWGDIYSRNDAQYENPKLQIFEDATQSGCGGASSAMGPFYCPADHKVYIDLEFCDELRDRFKAPGDFAVAYVVAHEVGHHVQNLMGISEQMQQQRGRLSEAEYNKLSVKLELQADFLAGVWANHANEMSKILEPGDLEAALKAANAIGDDKLQKESQGYVVPDAFTHGTSEQRMYWFKKGYDTGDLNQGRFEDIQ, translated from the coding sequence ATGCGTTGGCAAGATTTACGGAGAAGTGGGAATGTAGAAGACCGCCGGGGAATGTCGGGCGGTGGCAAATTCGCGATCGGCGGCATCGGCGCTATTATTGTACTGGCTATCGGCCTGCTTACAGGGCAGGATCCGTCTGTTATTTTAGGCAACCTTCAGGGAGGTCAGTCGACGGAGCAAAGTGCGACGCGCCCTCCCGGGCCCCGTCCGGACGATCGTACAGCCGACCTGGTATCCAAAGTGCTGGGAAGTACCGAGGAGGTATGGGGCGACATTTATTCGCGCAACGATGCGCAATACGAAAACCCGAAACTGCAGATATTTGAAGATGCGACCCAAAGCGGGTGTGGCGGTGCCTCTTCGGCGATGGGACCGTTTTATTGTCCTGCCGATCACAAAGTGTATATCGACCTTGAGTTTTGTGATGAGCTCAGGGACAGGTTCAAGGCACCCGGCGATTTTGCTGTGGCGTATGTAGTAGCACATGAAGTAGGTCACCATGTACAGAACCTGATGGGAATTTCGGAACAGATGCAGCAGCAGCGTGGCCGTTTGAGCGAGGCTGAGTATAACAAGCTTTCTGTAAAACTTGAATTACAGGCCGATTTTCTTGCGGGTGTATGGGCCAACCATGCCAATGAAATGAGCAAGATCCTTGAACCCGGAGACCTGGAAGCTGCGCTCAAAGCTGCTAATGCAATCGGGGACGACAAGCTGCAGAAGGAATCGCAGGGGTATGTCGTGCCGGATGCATTTACCCACGGTACGTCAGAGCAGCGCATGTACTGGTTTAAAAAAGGGTACGATACCGGAGACCTGAATCAGGGTCGATTTGAGGATATTCAGTAA